In a genomic window of Wyeomyia smithii strain HCP4-BCI-WySm-NY-G18 chromosome 1, ASM2978416v1, whole genome shotgun sequence:
- the LOC129722380 gene encoding src substrate cortactin isoform X1, protein MWKSTAGRDIDVNTLAPAEDDDWETDPDFVNDVNEQEQRWGSKTVEGSGRSAGAIDMQQLREETEKADADKKQREGPKSSHGYGGKFGVEKDRMDKSAVGHDHIEKVEKHASQKDYSTGFGGKFGVQKDRVDKCAASWEHKEKVEKHASQKDYSTGFGGKFGVQKDRVDKSALGWDHVEKVDKHESQKDYSKGFGGKFGVEADRQDKSAVGWDHIEAPQKHESQLDHKVGFGGKFGVQTDRKDKSALGWDHVEKTTMHESQIDHKIGFGGKFGVQSDRMDKSALGFQEQDKIGTNYTKVKPDIGSAKPSNIRARFENFAASAEEETRKKAEEQKRIREEKDRKDKEEAAKRNNTTEPTSEPKKPERKGPINTGREQGVGSTISNFNKQPETAPETNRKEQIVLPKEDTNTTTVQPDVIPTKITQDLPNQEKLAVQTQAFTPKVQPPLSEPEPEKQPQTEPEPTHAAIDTATEQPIALPQHEVAPEHEEPEEFILSAENPGVQAIALYDYQAAADDEISFDPDDRITHIEMIDEGWWRGLCNNQYGLFPANYVQLIQ, encoded by the exons ATGTGGAAGTCAACGGCAGGTCGCGATATCGACGTTAACACTTTGGCCCCGGCCGAAGACGATGATTGGGAGACGGATCCTGATTTTGTCAATGATGTAAATGAACAAGAGCAACGCTGGGGCTCGAAGACAGTTGAGGGTTCCGGCCGTAGCGCAGGTGCTATCGACATGCAGCAGCTACGGGAGGAAACTGAAAAAGCCGACGCGGACAAGAAACAGAGAGAGGGTCCCAAGTCTTCGCACGGTTACGGGGGTAAGTTTGGGGTCGAGAAGGACCGCATGGATAAGTCGGCGGTGGGCCATGATCATATCGAAAAAGTGGAGAAGCATGCCTCACAAAAAGATTACTCAACCGGCTTCGGGGGTAAGTTTGGTGTACAAAAAGATCGTGTGGATAAATGTGCAGCCAGCTGGGAGCACAAAGAGAAGGTGGAGAAACACGCCTCACAAAAAGATTATTCCACTGGGTTCGGAGGGAAGTTTGGAGTGCAGAAAGATCGGGTGGATAAATCGGCGCTGGGCTGGGATCATGTGGAGAAGGTGGACAAGCACGAATCACAAAAGGATTACAGCAAGGGCTTCGGGGGAAAGTTCGGGGTTGAAGCCGACCGTCAGGACAAATCTGCCGTCGGCTGGGATCACATTGAGGCGCCGCAAAAGCACGAAAGTCAACTCGATCACAAAGTG GGTTTCGGAGGTAAATTTGGCGTACAAACCGATCGCAAAGACAAGTCCGCCCTTGGCTGGGATCATGTCGAAAAGACAACAATGCATGAAAGTCAGATCGATCACAAGATT gGTTTCGGTGGCAAATTTGGAGTGCAGAGCGATCGAATGGATAAGTCAGCGCTTGGTTTCCAGGAGCAAGACAAAATTGGCACAAATTATACTAAGGTCAAACCCGACATTGGCTCGGCAAAGCCGTCCAATATTCGGGCTCGGTTCGAGAATTTTGCCGCCTCAGCAGAGGAAGAAACCCGCAAAAAGGCTGAAGAACAAAAACGGATTCGAGAGGAAAAAGATCGGAAGGATAAGGAGGAAGCGGCTAAAAGA AATAATACCACTGAACCTACAAGCGAGCCTAAAAAACCAGAGCGAAAAGGACCTATTAATACTGGTCGCGAGCAAGGCGTAGGAAGCACCATTAGTAACTTTAATAAGCAGCCGGAAACTGCTCCAGAAACAAATAGG AAGGAACAAATTGTACTACCAAAGGAAGATACAAATACCACAACTGTCCAACCGGATGTAATACCTACAAAAATTACGCAAGATTTGCCAAATCAGGAAAAACTAGCAGTTCAGACACAAGCGTTTACGCCCAAAGTTCAACCTCCATTATCGGAGCCGGAGCCGGAAAAACAACCACAAACGGAACCGGAGCCTACGCATGCCGCAATCGACACTGCTACGGAGCAACCTATAGCATTACCGCAGCATGAGGTTGCTCCGGAACACGAAGAGCCTGAGGAATTCATACTGTCCGCTGAAAATCCTGGTGTTCAGGCGATTGCCCTCTACGACTACCAGGCTGCCGCTGACGATGAAATATCGTTTGATCCGGATGATAGAATCACGCATATCGAAATG ATCGATGAAGGCTGGTGGAGAGGATTGTGCAACAACCAGTACGGGTTGTTTCCTGCCAACTATGTGCAACTGATTCAGTAG
- the LOC129722380 gene encoding src substrate cortactin isoform X2: MWKSTAGRDIDVNTLAPAEDDDWETDPDFVNDVNEQEQRWGSKTVEGSGRSAGAIDMQQLREETEKADADKKQREGPKSSHGYGGKFGVEKDRMDKSAVGHDHIEKVEKHASQKDYSTGFGGKFGVQKDRVDKCAASWEHKEKVEKHASQKDYSTGFGGKFGVQKDRVDKSALGWDHVEKVDKHESQKDYSKGFGGKFGVEADRQDKSAVGWDHIEAPQKHESQLDHKVGFGGKFGVQSDRMDKSALGFQEQDKIGTNYTKVKPDIGSAKPSNIRARFENFAASAEEETRKKAEEQKRIREEKDRKDKEEAAKRNNTTEPTSEPKKPERKGPINTGREQGVGSTISNFNKQPETAPETNRKEQIVLPKEDTNTTTVQPDVIPTKITQDLPNQEKLAVQTQAFTPKVQPPLSEPEPEKQPQTEPEPTHAAIDTATEQPIALPQHEVAPEHEEPEEFILSAENPGVQAIALYDYQAAADDEISFDPDDRITHIEMIDEGWWRGLCNNQYGLFPANYVQLIQ, encoded by the exons ATGTGGAAGTCAACGGCAGGTCGCGATATCGACGTTAACACTTTGGCCCCGGCCGAAGACGATGATTGGGAGACGGATCCTGATTTTGTCAATGATGTAAATGAACAAGAGCAACGCTGGGGCTCGAAGACAGTTGAGGGTTCCGGCCGTAGCGCAGGTGCTATCGACATGCAGCAGCTACGGGAGGAAACTGAAAAAGCCGACGCGGACAAGAAACAGAGAGAGGGTCCCAAGTCTTCGCACGGTTACGGGGGTAAGTTTGGGGTCGAGAAGGACCGCATGGATAAGTCGGCGGTGGGCCATGATCATATCGAAAAAGTGGAGAAGCATGCCTCACAAAAAGATTACTCAACCGGCTTCGGGGGTAAGTTTGGTGTACAAAAAGATCGTGTGGATAAATGTGCAGCCAGCTGGGAGCACAAAGAGAAGGTGGAGAAACACGCCTCACAAAAAGATTATTCCACTGGGTTCGGAGGGAAGTTTGGAGTGCAGAAAGATCGGGTGGATAAATCGGCGCTGGGCTGGGATCATGTGGAGAAGGTGGACAAGCACGAATCACAAAAGGATTACAGCAAGGGCTTCGGGGGAAAGTTCGGGGTTGAAGCCGACCGTCAGGACAAATCTGCCGTCGGCTGGGATCACATTGAGGCGCCGCAAAAGCACGAAAGTCAACTCGATCACAAAGTG gGTTTCGGTGGCAAATTTGGAGTGCAGAGCGATCGAATGGATAAGTCAGCGCTTGGTTTCCAGGAGCAAGACAAAATTGGCACAAATTATACTAAGGTCAAACCCGACATTGGCTCGGCAAAGCCGTCCAATATTCGGGCTCGGTTCGAGAATTTTGCCGCCTCAGCAGAGGAAGAAACCCGCAAAAAGGCTGAAGAACAAAAACGGATTCGAGAGGAAAAAGATCGGAAGGATAAGGAGGAAGCGGCTAAAAGA AATAATACCACTGAACCTACAAGCGAGCCTAAAAAACCAGAGCGAAAAGGACCTATTAATACTGGTCGCGAGCAAGGCGTAGGAAGCACCATTAGTAACTTTAATAAGCAGCCGGAAACTGCTCCAGAAACAAATAGG AAGGAACAAATTGTACTACCAAAGGAAGATACAAATACCACAACTGTCCAACCGGATGTAATACCTACAAAAATTACGCAAGATTTGCCAAATCAGGAAAAACTAGCAGTTCAGACACAAGCGTTTACGCCCAAAGTTCAACCTCCATTATCGGAGCCGGAGCCGGAAAAACAACCACAAACGGAACCGGAGCCTACGCATGCCGCAATCGACACTGCTACGGAGCAACCTATAGCATTACCGCAGCATGAGGTTGCTCCGGAACACGAAGAGCCTGAGGAATTCATACTGTCCGCTGAAAATCCTGGTGTTCAGGCGATTGCCCTCTACGACTACCAGGCTGCCGCTGACGATGAAATATCGTTTGATCCGGATGATAGAATCACGCATATCGAAATG ATCGATGAAGGCTGGTGGAGAGGATTGTGCAACAACCAGTACGGGTTGTTTCCTGCCAACTATGTGCAACTGATTCAGTAG